The following proteins are encoded in a genomic region of Notolabrus celidotus isolate fNotCel1 chromosome 19, fNotCel1.pri, whole genome shotgun sequence:
- the ttc28 gene encoding tetratricopeptide repeat protein 28, with the protein MEKHRVRKEKFSLFGSRSTSRTANPPSSSSSSSSPVIPPSVPKLKKNERPPASSPPSRLGPPGLSKAEFLERVRRSNQACQQGEFALAVQLYSEALTADPQNCILYSNRSAAHLRLGQYSMALDDAVKARVINPKWPKSGLDGLDFEVFVASDRVRSMGSLQQALVCFEKRLVVAHELGGEGGGKAQAYWELGTLHSQLGNYEQALSCLEHQLNIARTAGDKSLEAEASDALGGVYQLMADNETALQWHQRALDIAEQTGCVRSQGRSYGNLGLTYEALGNYERAVVFQEQHLSVAAQTNDLIAKTLAYGSLGRIHHALQNSAQAVMYLQEGLRLAEQLGRREDEAKIRHRLGLSLWAGGNLEEAQHQLYRASVLFETIRHETQHNTDYKLSLFDLQTSSYQALQRVLVSLGRHDEALAIAERGRTRAFADLLVERQKGCQSASSADPYIPVTVENILETVNAQRAVVLYYSLAGSFLYSWLIAPGTGIVKFNEVYLGEVGAETSELQDGGGSPQGGGGGGGGPLSLDQYISNAREALGLDSHYSRVCSSSETESEAGDLLEQQFEELNNKLTSATDPTGYLRMVSRNNVFNRSCQSMTSLYSATVSPAKDSPSSPLCRPSNISKPPLRALYDLLIAPMEGGLMHSSGPVGRHRQLVLVLEGELYLIPFALLKGSSSNEYLYERFSLISVPSLASLGATIKPHPRRGGPLLCSDGGSVAAVVGAPRLPPSVMDRWLWGPLPSAQEEALWLGEQLGCHPLTGANATKERVLAALSQAECVHFATHISWKLAALVLAPSQEHAGGGGGGGGGRPMERSPCGASNSGDTGSQSGKLKGSFLRSRSSPERLRGADEMSDDGESVCDIESVCDSPPLHDFLLTAADILDLCLSVKLVVLRLYTESSSRVSADGVVGLTRAFLAAGVQCVCVSLWPVPIAASKVFTHTFYTALLNGTKASAALSEAMKTLQSSKHFSHPSNWAGYMLIGSDVKLNSPMSLVGQALAEILQYPVRARDALRVLLHLVEKSLQRIQSGQCNPMYTSQQSVENKVGGVPGWQALLSAVGFRLDFSGSGASLPAAVFFPTSDPGDRLQQCSTTLQSLLGLTPAALQALCKLVTVSEAGEQLIHKLHQVLVQLQSGDKEQDFSLAPIQMSISVQLWRLPGCHEFLAALGFDLCEVGQEEVVLKTGKQASRRTMHFALQSLLALFDSTELPKRLSMDSSSSLESLSSSQSTSQPQSLPLSFSGYPPQPSFLPPVCPDNLSCDAISVYSLSSLASSLSFLSRPEPAGSDIISQHSHQQNLDRTRGGGGLYSSHRHSGGLQRGRLTSHGGGGGGGGGEDEEYEGYSIISSEPLGRGRRECDTLPLPAGHRQARGGAGRGSASSYPLTVSSKGSVSTPTSPIKAPPPLPRKPASPKDKQQTSSPVKTGKGKVSSSESDQSSTETDSTVKSQEERTVPAGQLDPQELAQKILEETQSHMQAVESLQKANIRGKTARGGEARQTSLSTPTTPTLSPTGGARGFQPSERSAFSRPPSRASLKASSSPLSLSGHLSPLSPSASTPPPTRPKPPSRSSSLQKISSGWSSPAPSLSLSMKSQTSPFYTGSPEVHTQAPLKLKHPPSPYTSHMSPAPSPALSYSSAGSMSASSSPANTPELNQSKPEHKVQTIHNLKTFWANAGQKHEEPCAAGLLRGANKKMSTVQKDVLGLLNLSPRHESVSRPVEESKEHNTGERPNGHHTLEAKPPPPVSSKGSIKLPSGNGYKFHSPGHFFPSSKC; encoded by the exons TCTGGTCTGGACGGCCTGGATTTCGAGGTTTTTGTGGCTTCTGACAGAGTGAG gtCCATGGGGAGTCTGCAGCAGGCGCTGGTGTGCTTCGAGAAGCGTCTGGTGGTGGCTCATGAGCTGGGCGGTGAAGGAGGAGGGAAGGCTCAGGCGTACTGGGAGCTGGGCACCTTACACAGCCAGCTGGGGAACTACGAGCAGGCCCTGTCCTGCCTGGAGCACCAGCTGAACATCGCACGCACAGCCGGG GATAAATCCCTGGAGGCTGAGGCGAGTGATGCGCTCGGGGGTGTTTATCAGCTGATGGCAGACAACGAGACAGCGCTACAG tggCACCAAAGAGCGTTGGACATCGCCGAGCAGACCGGGTGTGTGAGGAGCCAGGGTCGATCCTACGGAAACCTGGGACTGACCTACGAAGCTTTAGGGAACTACGAGCGGGCCGTGGTCTTCCAGGAGCAGCACCTGAGTGTGGCGGCTCAGACCAACGACCTCATCGCTAAAACTCTGGCGTACGGGAGTCTGGGGAGGATTCACCACGCTCTGCAGAACTCTGCTCAGGCCGTGATGTACCTGCAGGAAG gtcTGCGTCTGGCGGAGCAGTTAGGTCGGAGAGAAGATGAAGCTAAGATACGCCATCGACTCGGCCTGTCGCTGTGGGCGGGAGGGAACCTGGAAGAGGCTCAAcatcag ctgtACAGAGCGTCTGTGTTGTTTGAGACGATCCGTCATGAGACTCAGCACAACACGGATTACAAACTCTCCCTGTTTGATCTGCAAACCAGCTCGTACCAGGCCCTCCAGAGGGTCCTCGTCAGCCTGG GTCGGCATGATGAGGCTTTAGCGATAGCGGAGCGAGGGCGAACCCGAGCCTTCGCCGACCTCCTGGTCGAGCGTCAGAAAGGTTGTCAGTCCGCATCGAGCGCCGATCCTTACATCCCGGTTACCGTGGAGAACATCCTGGAGACGGTGAACGCTCAGAGGGCCGTGGTCCTCTACTACTCTCTGGCTGGGAGCTTCCTCTACAGCTGGCTGATCGCACCTGGAACAG GTATCGTGAAGTTTAACGAGGTGTACCTGGGAGAGGTCGGGGCGGAGACGTCGGAGCTGCAGGATGGAGGTGGGAGTCCAcagggcggaggaggaggaggaggaggacctttGTCTCTGGATCAATACATCAGCAACGCCAGAGAGGCTCTGGGTCTGGACAGCCACTACAGCag AGTCTGCTCCAGCAGTGAGACTGAGAGTGAAGCTGGAGACCTGTTGGAGCAACAGTTTGAGGAGCTGAACAACAAACTGACGTCGGCCACAGACCCCACAGGCTACCTCCGCATGGTGTCCAGGAACAACGTCTTCAACAG AAGCTGTCAGAGCATGACGAGTCTGTACAGCGCCACCGTCTCTCCGGCGAAGGACAGcccgtcctctcctctgtgccgGCCGAGCAACATCAGCAAACCTCCTCTACGAGCTCTTTACGACCTACTCATCGCTCCGATGGAGGGG GGTCTGATGCACAGCAGTGGACCGGTGGGCCGACACAGACagctggtgctggtgctggAGGGAGAGCTCTACCTGATCCCGTTTGCCTTGCTCAAAGGCAGCTCCTCTAATGAGTATCTTTATGAGAGGTTCAGCCTCATCTCTGTTCCTTCTTTGGCCAGCCTGGGAGCAACAATCAAG CCTCACCCTCGCCGCGGTGGTCCCTTACTCTGCTCAGACGGAGGTTCAGTAGCAGCAGTGGTCGGAGCTCCTCGCCTGCCTCCCTCCGTGATGGACCGCTGGCTGTGGGGCCCTCTGCCCTCTGCTCAGGAGGAAGCTCTGTGGCTCGGGGAGCAGCTGGGGTGTCATCCTTTAACCGGAGCGAACGCCACGAAGGAGCGCGTTCTAGCAGCTCTGAGTCAGGCCGAGTGTGTCCACTTTGCCACTCATATATCCTGGAAACTCGCCGCTCTGGTTCTTGCGCCCAGCCAGGAGcacgcaggaggaggaggaggaggaggaggagggcggcCCATGGAGAGGTCGCCTTGTGGGGCGTCAAACTCAGGCGACACTGGAAGTCAAAGTGGGAAACTGAAGGGTTCGTTTTTAAGAAGTCGCAGCAGCCCGGAGAGACTGAGAGGAGCAGATGAGATGAGCGACGacggagagagtgtgtgtgacatagagagtgtgtgtgacagcccTCCTCTTCACGACTTCCTCCTCACCGCCGCAGACATCCTGGACCTCTGCTTGAGCGTCAAACTGGTCGTCCTGAG gTTGTACACAGAGTCCAGCAGCAGGGTGTCGGCGGACGGGGTGGTGGGTCTGACCCGGGCCTTCCTCGCAGCAGgggtgcagtgtgtgtgcgtgtctctgTGGCCTGTGCCGATCGCCGCCTCCAAAGTGTTCACACACACCTTCTACACGGCTCTCCTCAACGGGACCAAAGCCAGCGCCGCTCTGAGCGAGGCCATGAAGACTCTGCAGAGCAGCAAGCACTTCTCACACCCCTCCAACTGGGCCG GCTACATGCTAATTGGGAGTGACGTGAAGCTGAACAGCCCAATGTCTCTGGTGGGTCAGGCTCTCGCAGAGATCCTGCAGTACCCAGTGAGAGCAAGAGACGCCCTCAGAGTGCTGCTGCACCTG GTGGAAAAGTCTCTGCAGCGGATTCAGAGCGGTCAGTGTAACCCGATGTACACCTCACAGCAGAGCGTGGAGAACAAG GTCGGCGGCGTGCCCGGGTGGCAGGCGCTCCTCTCTGCGGTGGGTTTCCGCTTAGATTTCTCCGGAAGCGGCGCCAGTCTCCCTGCGGCGGTTTTCTTCCCCACGTCGGACCCCGGGGATCGACTGCAGCAGTGCAGCACCACCCTGCAGTCTCTACTCG GTCtcactcctgcagctctgcaggctcTGTGCAAACTGGTGACTGTGTCTGAGGCCGGGGAACAGCTCATCCACAAG ctcCACCAGGTCCTGGTCCAGCTGCAGTCAGGGGACAAAGAgcaggacttctctctggctccGATCCAGATGTCCATcagtgttcagctctggaggcTTCCAGGCTGCCACGAGTTCCTGGCTGCTCTCG GTTTCGATCTGTGTGAGGTCGGTCAGGAGGAGGTCGTTCTGAAGACTGGAAAGCAGGCGAGCAGACGCACCATGCACTTTGCTCTTCAGTCTCTTCTGGCTCTGTTTG ACTCCACAGAGCTCCCCAAGCGTCTGAGCATGGACAGCTCGTCCTCCCTGGAGTCTCTGTCGTCCTCCCAGTCCACCTCCCAGCCTCAGTCCTTACCCCTCTCCTTCAGCGGCTACCCCCCTCAgccctccttcctcccccccGTCTGCCCCGACAACCTCTCCTGCGACGCCATCTCCGTCTACAGCCTCAGCTCGCTCGCCTCCTCCCTCAGCTTCCTGTCCCGCCCTGAGCCcgcaggaagtgacatcatcagCCAGCACTCGCATCAGCAGAACCTGGACAGAACTCGAGGGGGGGGCGGTCTGTACTCCTCGCATCGGCACTCGGGCGGCTTGCAGCGAGGTCGGCTGACGAGTCACggcggaggtggaggaggaggaggaggtgaggatgaggagtaCGAGGGTTACTCCATCATCAGCAGCGAGCCGTTAGGGCGAGGGCGGAGGGAGTGTGACACGCTGCCTCTGCCTGCAGGACACAGACAGGCCAGAGGGGGCGCCGGGAGAGGGTCTGCATCCTCCTATCCTCTCACAGTTTCCTCAAAGGGAAGCGTCAGCACGCCGACGTCTCCGATCAAAGCTCCGCCCCCGCTGCCACGAAAACCTGCGAGCCCCAAAGACAAGCAGCAGAC CTCGTCTCCTGTAAAGACAGGGAAAGGGAAGGTCAGCAGCTCTGAGTCGGACCAGTCGAGCACCGAGACAGACAGTACCGTCAAGTCCCAGGAGGAGAGGACGGTTCCTGCGGGACAGCTGGACCCTCAGGAACTGGCCCAGAAGATCCTGGAGGAGACGCAGAGCCACATGCAGGCTGTGGAGAGCCTGCAGAAAGCAAACATCAGAGGGAAGACGGCGAGGGGAGGCGAGGCCCGGCAGACTTCTCTGTCCACTCCTACAACCCCGACTTTGTCCCCCACAGGAGGAGCGCGAGGGTTCCAGCCCTCCGAGAGGAGCGCCTTCAGTAGACCCCCCAGCAGAGCCAGTTTAAAGgcgtcctcttctcctctctcgctctctggaCATCTTTCCCCTCTTTCCCCTTCTGCTTCGACGCCTCCTCCAACGCGACCTAAACCTCCGTCACGCTCTTCatctctgcagaaaatcagctcCGGGTGGAGCAGCCCGGCTCCGTCTTTATCCCTCTCTATGAAAAGCCAGACTTCACCTTTCTACACTGGTTCTCCAGAGGTCCACACCCAGGCTCCACTCAAACTCAAACACCCTCCTTCACCTTACACCTCCCACATGTCACCTGCACCTTCACCAGCTCTTTCCTACTCCTCTGCAGGATCCATGTCAGCCTCCTCCAGCCCTGCAAACACTCCCGAACTGAACCAGTCCAAACCGGAACATAAAGTCCAGACTATTCATAACTTAAAAACCTTCTGGGCCAACGCCGGGCAGAAACACGAGGAGCCGTGTGCGGCCGGGTTACTGCGAGGCGCGAATAAGAAAATGAGCACTGTTCAGAAGGATGTTTTAGGTCTGCTGAACCTCTCACCTCGACACGAGTCTGTGAGCAGACCCGTGGAGGAATCTAAGGAGCACAACACTGGGGAGCGACCGAACGGTCACCACACGCTGGAGGCTAAACCACCTCCGCCCGTGAGCTCTAAAGGGAGCATCAAACTCCCCTCTGGGAACGGCTACAAGTTTCACTCTCCtggacatttttttccttcctctaaATGCTGA